CCGCATCGATCTGTGCGGAAAGATACAGGATCGTCGCCTCGGTTAGGTGATCCATGAGACGACGAAAGAGAGCCGGGGCCTCGTACATCATCCTCTTTGTGTGGACAAAGGCCTTGGAGCTTCCCCCCTCGACGAGATAGGTGGCAAGGGTGAAGGGGGCCCCGGCAAAACCTATGAGCGGGACCTTGCCCTCGAGTTCGCGTCTCAGGATCCGGATCGTTTCGAGGACAAAGGGGAGGTCCTCCTCGGGCGAGATGGGACGAAGGGCGGCCACTGCCTCCTCCGACCTGACGATCGGCGACAGAAGCGGACCCTTGCCCTCAGAGAAGGCAAGCCCTATCCCCATGGGCTCGAGGGGGATGAGGATGTCGGAGAAGAGGATTGCCGCATCCACGCCCAGGATGTCCACGGGCTGGATGGTGACCTCCGCAGCAAGCTCCGGGGTCTTGCAAAGGGTCAGGAAGTCGGCCCTCCCCCGGACCGCCTGATACGCAGGCAGATAGCGTCCGGCCTGGCGCATGAGCCAGACCGGTACAGGGCGCACCGCCTCTCCGGCGCAGGCCCGGAGGAATCTGTCACGCATGTTTTTGTGTCCTTTCCTTGGGCTCTCTGGAAGGGATCCGCCTCGGGACATACGAACAGAAAGGCTCCTCGCCGAGATAGTCCCCGCTCACGGCATAGGCCCTGGCCCGGCAGCCCCCGCAGACCCGGACATACTCGCAGACCCCGCACCGGCCCTTGTAGGAGGAGAAATCCCGAAGCTCCTTGAAGAGCGGGCTCTCTTCCCAGATCTCGCGAATGGAGTGGGTGCGTATGTTCCCGGCAGGGAGCGGGAAGTAGCTGCAGGGCAAGACGTTTCCATCCACGTCGATGAGGGCGATGAGCTGGCCGGCCAGACAGCCCTTGGCGCCTCCGGTCGAAAACTTGAGTGTACGGGGCTGGACCGTGGTCCCATCCTCCTTGGCCCGCTGGAGGCGGATTCGGTAGTAGTGAGGGGCGCAGGTCGGACGGACGAGGAGTTCGTCCTCCGCCTTTTCCATCCGATAGTGCCAGTCGAGGATTTCTTCGTATGCATCAGGGGAGATGAGCTCGGACATGATATC
This DNA window, taken from Deltaproteobacteria bacterium, encodes the following:
- the hemE gene encoding uroporphyrinogen decarboxylase; the protein is MRDRFLRACAGEAVRPVPVWLMRQAGRYLPAYQAVRGRADFLTLCKTPELAAEVTIQPVDILGVDAAILFSDILIPLEPMGIGLAFSEGKGPLLSPIVRSEEAVAALRPISPEEDLPFVLETIRILRRELEGKVPLIGFAGAPFTLATYLVEGGSSKAFVHTKRMMYEAPALFRRLMDHLTEATILYLSAQIDAGVQAVQLFDTWAGVLTRQDYEAFVLPSMHMILEALSDRGVPRISFVFNGGHLLGLVKAARPDVIGLDWRTDITEAVTRLGPDVVLQGNLDPCALFLPEKALRERVESILCQGRSAKAHIFNLGHGILPECPPEKAKLLVDLVHEVSLA